From the genome of Streptobacillus ratti, one region includes:
- a CDS encoding Tex family protein gives MESKIFGYVSKELNIGLKQIEETIKLYDEGATIPFISRYRKEVTGNLDEEQIRLVVEKITYYRNLEKRKEEVIRLIDEQGALTPELEKSINEAMVLQRVEDLYMPYKKKKKTKADIAIENGLEPLSIFAKDEKVTMEALREEANKYINDNVLSVEEALEGIHLIYAQKISEEITNREYLRNLLAQKSLVVSKLIEKNKELDEKQVYKDYYNFQEPYSKIVTHRILAINRGENEKILKVNLEIDEVTREELVNRIYHMNFENNNIKSFFIDVVNDSIDRLMYPSIENELRNILTEKAELEAIENFATNLEKLLLQPPLNKKTILGLDPGYRTGAKLAIIDKDGFFKESDVVYLVKDVHSEKQLETAKSKILKYLSKYDVDIVAIGNGTASRETESFVASLLKEYKEKKVSYIIVNEAGASVYSASKVAAEEFPELDVTVRGTISISRRLQDPLAELVKIDPKSIGVGMYQHDVNQKKLNEELEQTIEKIVNRVGVNINTASAELLGFVSGIKKNIAKNIVEYRKENGDFKNRKDILKVKGLGAKAFEQLAGFVVIPNGENPLDNTIIHPESYHIAEEILSNSETNVNELKSDLELVREKLKLVNLQKIIEKTGLDKTTKDVYEALIKDRRDPRDDFDKPLLREDILSIEDLKAGMELEGTVRNVTKFGAFVDIGLKNDAMIHISELSNSFIDDPTKVLSIGQIIKVRVLDIDMQRGRVALTRKDANYVKPNKKKKTKIDKEEIQRKKLEQQLINKGWKIKK, from the coding sequence ATGGAAAGTAAAATATTTGGGTATGTTTCTAAGGAACTTAATATAGGGTTAAAACAAATTGAAGAAACTATTAAACTATATGATGAGGGAGCAACTATCCCCTTTATATCAAGATATAGAAAAGAAGTTACAGGCAATTTAGATGAAGAACAAATTAGACTTGTAGTAGAAAAAATAACATATTACAGAAACTTAGAGAAAAGAAAAGAAGAAGTAATAAGACTTATTGATGAGCAAGGAGCATTAACTCCAGAATTAGAAAAATCTATCAATGAAGCCATGGTATTACAAAGAGTAGAAGACTTATATATGCCATATAAGAAAAAGAAAAAAACTAAGGCTGATATAGCTATAGAAAATGGATTAGAACCTTTATCTATTTTTGCAAAAGATGAAAAAGTTACTATGGAAGCTTTAAGAGAAGAAGCTAATAAATATATTAACGATAATGTTTTAAGTGTTGAAGAAGCATTAGAGGGGATACATTTAATATATGCTCAAAAAATATCAGAAGAAATTACTAATAGAGAATATTTAAGAAACTTATTAGCTCAAAAATCTTTAGTTGTTTCTAAACTTATAGAAAAGAATAAGGAACTTGATGAAAAACAAGTTTACAAAGATTACTATAACTTCCAAGAACCATATTCTAAAATAGTTACTCACAGAATACTTGCTATTAATCGTGGAGAAAATGAGAAAATTTTAAAAGTTAATTTAGAAATAGATGAAGTTACAAGAGAAGAATTGGTAAATAGAATATATCATATGAATTTTGAGAATAATAATATAAAATCTTTTTTCATAGATGTAGTAAATGATTCTATAGATAGATTAATGTATCCGTCAATAGAAAATGAATTAAGAAACATCTTAACAGAAAAAGCAGAATTAGAGGCTATAGAAAATTTTGCAACTAATTTAGAAAAACTATTATTACAACCACCTTTGAATAAGAAAACTATACTAGGGCTTGACCCAGGTTATAGAACGGGAGCAAAACTAGCAATTATTGATAAAGATGGTTTCTTTAAAGAAAGTGATGTAGTTTATTTAGTTAAAGATGTTCATAGTGAAAAACAACTTGAAACAGCAAAAAGTAAGATACTTAAATACTTGAGTAAATATGATGTTGACATAGTTGCTATAGGTAATGGAACAGCAAGTCGTGAAACAGAAAGTTTTGTGGCATCATTACTTAAAGAATACAAGGAAAAGAAAGTATCATATATTATAGTTAATGAGGCAGGAGCATCAGTTTATTCAGCATCTAAAGTTGCTGCTGAAGAATTTCCAGAACTTGATGTAACTGTAAGAGGAACTATATCAATTTCAAGAAGACTACAAGATCCACTAGCTGAGCTTGTAAAAATAGATCCTAAATCTATAGGTGTAGGAATGTATCAACATGATGTAAACCAAAAGAAATTAAATGAAGAACTTGAACAAACTATAGAAAAAATAGTTAATAGGGTTGGAGTAAATATTAATACTGCAAGTGCAGAGCTTTTAGGATTTGTATCAGGTATTAAGAAAAACATTGCTAAGAATATAGTTGAATATAGAAAAGAAAATGGAGATTTCAAAAATAGAAAAGATATTTTAAAGGTAAAAGGTCTTGGAGCAAAAGCTTTTGAACAATTAGCAGGTTTCGTTGTTATACCTAATGGAGAAAATCCTTTAGATAATACAATAATTCACCCTGAATCATATCATATAGCTGAAGAAATTTTATCTAATTCAGAAACTAATGTAAATGAATTAAAATCAGATTTAGAGTTAGTAAGAGAAAAACTTAAATTGGTAAATTTACAAAAAATAATTGAAAAAACAGGACTTGATAAGACAACTAAAGATGTTTATGAAGCATTGATTAAAGATAGACGTGATCCAAGAGATGATTTTGATAAACCACTTTTAAGAGAAGATATTTTATCTATAGAAGATTTAAAAGCTGGAATGGAACTTGAGGGTACTGTTAGAAATGTTACAAAATTTGGAGCATTTGTTGATATAGGGTTAAAAAATGATGCAATGATACATATATCAGAACTTTCAAATTCATTTATTGATGACCCAACTAAGGTATTATCTATAGGTCAAATAATTAAAGTTAGAGTACTTGATATAGACATGCAAAGAGGAAGAGTTGCCTTAACAAGAAAAGATGCTAATTATGTTAAACCTAATAAAAAGAAAAAAACTAAGATTGATAAAGAAGAAATACAAAGAAAAAAATTAGAACAACAACTGATAAATAAAGGCTGGAAAATAAAAAAATAG
- the ileS gene encoding isoleucine--tRNA ligase produces MSEENKVDYAGTLNLPKTSFKMKANLSQKEPLTIRDWEKNKIYEKSLDNEKPTFFLHDGPPYANGNLHIGHAINKVLKDIILKYKRMQGFNAPYIPGWDTHGLPIEWKMIQDLGEKAKEMSPLELRNACKKYALKSVEMQKKDFVRLGILGDWNNPYITLNKEFEAEELRVFRDIYENGYVYKGLKPVYWSPTTETALAEAEIEYKDVESDSIYVKMNLTSESNEKLGVENASMVIWTTTPWTIPANLAISLNSEFVYGVYKTEKGNLILSKTLADRAFNEMGLSFELIKEISGKDFERLTYKHPLYDRVSMLILGDHVTEDAGTGCVHTAPGHGVDDYNVSLKYDIGILSPVDNKGHMTSEAHGYEGLFYKKANGNIITDLENNGHLLGHKKIVHSYPHDWRSKKPVIFRATEQWFIKVDGEVRENTLEKLEEVEFVPAWGRNRITSMIENRPDWTISRQRVWGVPIPIFYNAKTNEVIYESEIMARVIDLVEKEGTDIWWKYSAEEIIGEELLFKHNLKGVELRKEQSILDVWFDSGVSHRAVLRPRGYNIRPVDLYLEGSDQHRGWFQSSLLTSVASTFDSPYKKLLTHGFVMDGQGRKMSKSLGNTITPKDIIDVHGADILRLWVSSVDYREDVRISDNIIQQMADSYRKIRNTSRYLLGNINDFDRNNRVAYEDMLEIDKWAMHKLEELKEKVTKHYENYEFYSLFQEILYFCSVEMSSFYLDIIKDRLYCEYKDSLERRSAQTVLVDILDVLVRIISPVLSFTAEEIWERLDYEGKEESVHLASWIQPKPEHINEELANKWQILGELRKEVNKKIEKERQNGSIGLSLDARVLIKVTNDKYEFIKEYSSWDISDIFLVSQVEFTNTEELESTDLEGFEVKVVKALGKKCERCWKYSEEVGQDLEYPDVTLRDAKVLKMLKGQ; encoded by the coding sequence ATGTCAGAAGAAAATAAAGTAGATTATGCAGGGACGCTTAATTTACCTAAAACAAGCTTTAAAATGAAAGCAAATCTCTCACAAAAAGAACCTTTAACTATAAGGGATTGGGAAAAAAATAAAATATATGAAAAATCTTTAGATAATGAAAAACCTACTTTTTTCTTGCATGATGGACCACCATATGCAAATGGAAATTTACATATAGGTCATGCGATAAATAAAGTGCTTAAGGATATAATATTAAAGTATAAAAGAATGCAAGGATTTAATGCACCATATATACCAGGGTGGGACACACATGGTCTGCCTATAGAATGGAAAATGATACAAGATTTAGGTGAAAAAGCTAAAGAAATGTCGCCATTAGAATTAAGAAATGCGTGTAAAAAATATGCTTTAAAATCTGTAGAGATGCAAAAAAAAGACTTTGTTAGATTAGGAATTTTAGGAGATTGGAATAATCCATATATAACATTAAATAAAGAGTTTGAGGCAGAAGAATTAAGAGTATTTAGAGATATATATGAAAATGGTTATGTATATAAAGGGTTAAAACCAGTTTATTGGTCGCCAACTACAGAAACTGCACTTGCAGAGGCAGAAATAGAATATAAAGATGTGGAATCAGATTCAATATATGTTAAGATGAACTTAACTAGTGAATCTAATGAAAAATTAGGTGTAGAAAATGCTTCTATGGTAATATGGACAACTACTCCATGGACTATACCAGCAAATTTAGCTATATCTTTAAATTCAGAGTTTGTATATGGAGTATATAAAACAGAAAAAGGTAATTTAATATTAAGTAAAACTTTAGCTGATAGAGCATTTAATGAAATGGGTCTAAGCTTTGAATTAATAAAAGAAATTTCAGGTAAAGATTTTGAAAGATTAACATATAAGCACCCTCTATATGATAGAGTGTCTATGTTAATTTTAGGAGATCATGTTACAGAAGATGCAGGAACTGGTTGTGTTCATACTGCTCCTGGTCATGGGGTTGATGACTATAATGTATCATTAAAATATGATATAGGGATATTATCACCAGTAGATAATAAAGGTCATATGACAAGTGAAGCACATGGATATGAGGGACTTTTCTATAAAAAAGCAAATGGAAATATAATAACTGACCTTGAAAATAACGGGCATTTATTAGGACATAAAAAAATAGTGCATTCTTATCCTCATGATTGGAGAAGTAAAAAACCTGTAATATTTAGAGCTACAGAACAATGGTTTATAAAAGTAGATGGTGAAGTTAGAGAAAATACTTTAGAAAAATTAGAAGAAGTTGAATTTGTTCCAGCATGGGGAAGAAATAGAATTACATCTATGATAGAAAATAGACCAGATTGGACTATATCAAGACAAAGAGTTTGGGGAGTTCCTATTCCAATTTTCTATAATGCAAAAACTAATGAGGTAATCTATGAATCAGAAATAATGGCTAGAGTAATAGATTTAGTAGAAAAAGAGGGAACTGATATTTGGTGGAAATATTCTGCTGAAGAAATAATAGGAGAAGAATTATTATTTAAACATAATTTAAAAGGTGTAGAATTAAGAAAAGAACAATCAATACTTGATGTATGGTTTGATTCAGGAGTTAGTCATAGAGCAGTTCTAAGACCTAGAGGATATAATATTAGACCTGTAGATCTTTACCTTGAGGGTTCTGATCAACATAGAGGTTGGTTCCAATCATCATTACTTACATCAGTAGCATCTACATTTGACTCACCTTACAAGAAATTATTAACTCATGGATTTGTTATGGATGGACAAGGTAGAAAAATGTCTAAATCATTAGGAAATACAATAACTCCTAAAGATATTATAGATGTACATGGTGCAGATATATTAAGACTTTGGGTTTCAAGTGTTGATTATAGAGAAGATGTTAGAATTTCTGATAATATAATACAACAAATGGCAGATTCATATAGAAAAATAAGAAATACTTCAAGATACTTATTAGGTAATATAAATGATTTTGATAGAAATAATAGAGTAGCTTATGAGGATATGTTAGAAATAGATAAATGGGCTATGCACAAATTAGAGGAATTAAAAGAAAAAGTTACTAAACATTATGAAAATTATGAGTTTTATTCACTATTCCAAGAAATACTTTATTTCTGTTCTGTTGAGATGTCATCATTCTATCTTGATATAATAAAAGATAGACTTTACTGTGAATATAAGGATTCATTAGAAAGAAGATCTGCACAAACGGTATTAGTAGATATTTTAGATGTTTTAGTAAGAATAATATCACCAGTATTATCATTTACAGCAGAAGAAATTTGGGAAAGACTTGATTATGAAGGTAAAGAAGAAAGTGTACATTTAGCTTCATGGATACAGCCTAAACCAGAACATATAAATGAAGAACTTGCTAATAAATGGCAAATATTAGGTGAACTTAGAAAAGAAGTTAATAAGAAGATAGAAAAAGAAAGACAAAATGGTTCTATAGGATTATCTCTTGATGCAAGAGTTTTAATTAAAGTAACTAATGATAAATATGAATTTATTAAAGAATACTCTAGTTGGGACATTTCAGATATATTCCTTGTATCACAAGTTGAATTTACAAATACTGAAGAATTAGAAAGTACTGATTTAGAAGGGTTTGAAGTTAAAGTTGTAAAAGCTTTAGGTAAGAAATGTGAAAGATGTTGGAAATATTCTGAAGAAGTTGGACAAGATTTAGAATATCCAGATGTTACATTAAGAGATGCTAAAGTATTAAAAATGTTGAAAGGACAATAA
- the lspA gene encoding signal peptidase II, with translation MQYIFLILIYMVLVFIDQFTKHLMYVISNAQIGYSIPVLGDFFKLTYIENHGGVFGTFQGHIIVFTIISTLLITYIIYTEWENFLKADLIRKIAIIFIASGATGNMIDRFFRGYVIDMIDFRGIWQFIFNVADVYIHIGIYILIIMYLLKKEK, from the coding sequence ATGCAATACATATTTCTAATATTAATATATATGGTATTAGTATTTATTGATCAGTTTACTAAGCATTTAATGTATGTTATTTCTAATGCTCAAATTGGTTATTCTATACCTGTTTTAGGAGATTTTTTTAAGCTTACATATATAGAAAATCATGGTGGTGTGTTTGGAACTTTTCAGGGTCATATTATTGTATTCACAATAATTAGTACCCTCCTTATAACATACATCATATATACAGAATGGGAAAATTTTTTAAAAGCCGATTTAATAAGAAAAATTGCAATAATATTTATTGCTTCAGGTGCAACTGGTAATATGATAGATAGGTTCTTTAGAGGATATGTTATAGACATGATAGACTTTAGAGGGATTTGGCAATTCATATTTAATGTTGCAGATGTATACATACATATAGGTATATATATTCTTATCATTATGTACCTACTAAAAAAAGAAAAATAA
- the glyQ gene encoding glycine--tRNA ligase subunit alpha, with amino-acid sequence MYFQDIILTLQKYWSEQGCIISNPYDVETGAGTFNPDTFLMSLGPEPWNVAYVEPSRRPKDGRYGQNPNRVYQHHQFQVIMKPSPDNIQEFYLKSLEALGIDVKNHDIRFVEDNWESPTLGAWGLGWEVWLDGMEITQFTYFQQVGGIEVDITPSEITYGLERIALYLQNKENVYDLEWSKGVKYGERRFQYEYEMSKYSFEVSDNNMNFTLFDMYEKEANNCINHKLVLPAYDYVLKCSHTFNNLDARGAISTTERMSYILRVRDLAKKCAEIFVKTREDLGHPLLKKGGNK; translated from the coding sequence ATGTATTTTCAAGATATAATACTAACACTTCAAAAATATTGGAGTGAACAGGGTTGTATAATAAGTAATCCATATGATGTTGAAACGGGTGCGGGAACTTTTAATCCAGATACATTTTTAATGTCTTTAGGGCCTGAGCCATGGAATGTTGCTTATGTTGAACCATCAAGAAGACCTAAAGATGGAAGATATGGTCAAAATCCAAATAGAGTATATCAACATCATCAATTTCAAGTGATAATGAAACCATCACCTGATAATATACAAGAATTTTATCTTAAGAGTTTAGAAGCTTTAGGGATAGATGTTAAAAATCATGATATTAGATTTGTTGAGGATAACTGGGAATCTCCAACTCTTGGAGCATGGGGTCTTGGTTGGGAAGTGTGGTTAGATGGAATGGAAATTACACAGTTTACATACTTTCAACAAGTAGGAGGAATAGAAGTTGATATAACTCCATCTGAAATTACTTATGGACTTGAAAGAATAGCCCTATACTTACAAAACAAAGAAAATGTTTATGATTTAGAATGGTCTAAAGGTGTAAAATATGGTGAAAGAAGATTTCAATATGAATATGAAATGAGTAAATATAGCTTTGAAGTTAGTGATAATAATATGAATTTCACTTTATTTGATATGTATGAAAAAGAAGCAAATAACTGTATTAATCATAAATTAGTACTTCCAGCATATGATTATGTTCTTAAATGTTCTCATACATTTAATAATTTAGATGCAAGAGGAGCTATATCAACTACAGAAAGAATGTCATATATTTTAAGAGTTAGAGATTTAGCTAAAAAATGTGCTGAAATATTTGTTAAAACTCGTGAAGATTTAGGTCATCCACTTTTAAAAAAAGGGGGTAATAAATAA
- the glyS gene encoding glycine--tRNA ligase subunit beta: protein MRFLFEIGVEELPSRQVDKACTDLLEIFKKELTEARIEFNGEKKYNSPRRIAIYFENISEMQKDLYEKKTGPSTSVAYKDGMLTKSALGFLNSQNLTESDLKIEKTDKGEYIYIERNIKGIESFKVLPKLMEKAIKSLDFDKTMKWSDKSFRFARPIKWIVATLDDKVIDFTFEGIKANNISRGMRLFGSQEVLISDSSKYEETLLNEYVVVDALKRREMILESIKNNCEKDGDKVIVNKYLLDEVVNLIEYPYAICGEFNKDYLKLPEDIITITMETHQRYFPVKNFEGKLTNKFVLIRNAPEYSELVKKGNEKVIEPRLADAKFFFDEDLKINLNDNVEKLKNVTFQKDMGTIFEKMERSQKIAKYLIEKLNLGNSENILKTIYLSKADLVSNVINEKEFTKLQGFMGSIYAEKQGEKPEVSKGIFEHYLPRFQGDILPETIEGTIASISDKLDTLVGAFSVNLIPTSSKDPYALRRATNGILLTAFNKNLNIDYLDLINKAFEIFSEDKKVLNEKAKENILDFVKQRLEAILATDFSKNLISYQINNVTSIMDIKNRLIKLAEFEKSENFEILINLIKRLKNISKEVNKDVDVDLFENEEEKELYNLSQSLSGDFKDIDMLIDKKDIINKFFEKVIINVKDEVIKNNRIALINEVLTKVNKLIYV from the coding sequence ATGAGATTTTTATTTGAAATTGGTGTTGAAGAACTACCATCAAGACAAGTTGATAAAGCTTGCACAGACCTATTAGAAATATTTAAAAAAGAATTAACTGAAGCTAGAATAGAATTTAATGGAGAAAAGAAATATAATTCACCAAGAAGAATAGCTATATATTTTGAAAATATATCAGAAATGCAAAAAGATCTTTATGAGAAAAAAACAGGTCCATCTACTTCTGTTGCATATAAAGATGGAATGTTGACTAAATCAGCATTAGGATTTTTAAATTCTCAGAATTTAACTGAATCTGATTTAAAAATTGAAAAAACAGATAAAGGAGAATATATCTATATTGAAAGAAATATTAAGGGAATAGAGAGCTTTAAAGTTTTACCTAAACTTATGGAAAAAGCAATTAAATCACTTGATTTTGATAAAACTATGAAATGGAGTGATAAATCATTTAGGTTTGCAAGACCTATTAAATGGATAGTTGCAACTTTAGATGATAAAGTAATTGATTTTACTTTTGAGGGTATTAAAGCAAATAATATTTCAAGAGGTATGAGATTATTTGGTTCTCAAGAAGTTTTAATTTCTGATAGTAGCAAATATGAAGAAACTTTATTAAATGAGTATGTGGTAGTAGATGCGTTAAAAAGACGTGAAATGATACTTGAGAGTATTAAAAATAACTGTGAAAAAGATGGAGATAAAGTAATAGTAAATAAATATTTACTTGATGAAGTAGTAAACCTTATTGAATATCCTTATGCAATTTGTGGAGAATTTAATAAAGATTATTTAAAGTTACCAGAGGATATCATAACTATAACAATGGAAACACATCAAAGATATTTCCCAGTTAAGAATTTTGAGGGTAAATTAACTAATAAATTTGTATTAATTAGAAATGCACCTGAATATTCAGAATTAGTTAAAAAAGGAAATGAGAAAGTTATAGAACCAAGACTTGCTGATGCTAAATTTTTCTTTGATGAAGATTTAAAGATAAATCTTAATGATAATGTAGAAAAACTTAAAAATGTTACTTTCCAAAAAGATATGGGAACTATATTTGAAAAAATGGAAAGAAGCCAAAAAATTGCTAAATATTTAATAGAAAAATTAAATTTAGGAAATAGTGAAAACATTTTAAAAACTATATATCTATCTAAAGCTGATTTAGTAAGTAATGTAATTAATGAAAAAGAATTTACTAAATTACAAGGATTTATGGGTTCTATATATGCTGAAAAACAAGGAGAAAAACCAGAAGTTTCTAAGGGTATATTTGAACATTATTTACCAAGATTTCAAGGAGATATATTACCAGAAACTATAGAGGGAACTATAGCATCTATATCTGATAAATTAGATACTTTAGTAGGAGCATTTTCTGTTAATTTAATTCCTACAAGCTCAAAAGATCCTTATGCACTTAGACGTGCAACTAATGGAATTCTTTTAACTGCATTTAATAAAAATCTTAATATTGATTATTTAGATTTAATTAATAAGGCATTTGAAATATTTAGTGAAGATAAGAAAGTATTAAATGAGAAAGCAAAAGAAAATATATTAGATTTTGTTAAACAAAGACTTGAAGCAATACTTGCTACAGATTTTTCTAAAAATTTAATTTCTTATCAGATTAATAATGTTACATCTATTATGGATATTAAGAATAGATTAATTAAACTTGCAGAATTTGAAAAAAGTGAGAATTTTGAAATATTAATTAATTTAATTAAAAGACTTAAAAATATTTCAAAAGAAGTTAATAAAGATGTAGATGTAGATTTATTTGAAAATGAAGAAGAAAAAGAATTATATAATCTTTCACAAAGTTTAAGTGGAGATTTTAAAGATATAGATATGTTAATTGATAAGAAAGATATAATTAACAAATTCTTTGAAAAAGTAATAATAAATGTTAAAGATGAAGTTATTAAAAATAATAGAATAGCTTTAATTAATGAAGTTTTAACTAAGGTTAATAAGTTAATATATGTTTAA
- the ruvB gene encoding Holliday junction branch migration DNA helicase RuvB: protein MLEDCEISNEINSLRPQLFKDYIGQEDLKETLSISIKAAKIRQEALDHILLFGPPGLGKTTMATVIANEMGTNIKITSGPVLEKAGDLVSILTTLEEGDVLFIDEIHRLSTNIEEILYSAMEDFKVDIMLGKGHGATSYRVELKRFTLIGATTMAGKLSKPFKDRFGIQHRMNFYTTEELMKIISRSANILGVECRENSLRDIALRSRGTPRLANRVLKRSRDYATVNSNGVINDEIMKEVIRILKVDDRGLDEMDRNLLKSIIINYSGGPVGVETLATHLGEDRKTIEEVYEPYLIQLGLLKISLRGREVTDLAYTHMGLEKR, encoded by the coding sequence ATGTTAGAAGATTGTGAAATAAGTAATGAAATAAACTCTTTAAGACCACAGTTATTTAAAGATTACATAGGTCAAGAAGATTTAAAAGAAACACTTAGTATATCTATAAAAGCAGCTAAGATTAGGCAAGAGGCACTAGACCATATATTACTATTTGGTCCACCAGGACTTGGTAAAACAACTATGGCAACGGTTATTGCAAATGAAATGGGTACTAATATTAAAATAACATCAGGACCTGTACTTGAAAAAGCAGGAGATTTAGTATCTATACTTACTACCCTAGAAGAGGGAGATGTCCTATTTATAGATGAAATACATAGATTAAGTACTAATATTGAAGAAATACTTTATTCTGCAATGGAAGATTTTAAAGTAGATATTATGTTAGGTAAAGGTCATGGTGCTACAAGTTATAGGGTAGAATTAAAAAGATTTACATTAATAGGTGCAACTACTATGGCAGGTAAGCTTTCTAAACCTTTTAAAGATAGATTTGGAATACAACATAGAATGAATTTCTATACTACAGAAGAACTTATGAAGATAATTTCAAGATCTGCAAATATTTTAGGTGTAGAATGTAGAGAAAATTCATTAAGAGATATAGCACTTAGAAGTAGAGGGACTCCAAGACTTGCAAATAGAGTATTAAAAAGGTCAAGAGATTACGCTACTGTAAATAGTAATGGAGTTATTAATGATGAAATAATGAAAGAGGTTATCAGAATATTAAAAGTAGATGATAGAGGACTAGATGAAATGGATAGAAATTTATTAAAATCTATAATAATTAATTATTCTGGTGGACCTGTAGGAGTTGAAACACTTGCTACTCATTTAGGAGAAGATAGAAAAACTATAGAAGAAGTTTATGAACCATATTTAATACAATTAGGATTACTAAAAATTAGTTTAAGAGGTAGAGAAGTTACAGATTTAGCTTACACTCATATGGGACTTGAAAAGAGGTAA
- a CDS encoding RsmE family RNA methyltransferase: MLTVIADKIIDDIAQITETTEINHIKNVFRLKENDEVRVIDFEYEYKGIIKEINKKNILISISDKKEDIYSLPLNLDLAIGLLKNEKMKLLIQKLTELGIRNIIPLKTERVVVKINEKKEKWDLVVRESMKQCRAIKKTNVEILNEIKRIKYGNYDKIIYAYESSESSLNLKEIVKKEDNNILLIIGPEGGFTQDEVKYLKSIGAIEISLGKRILRAETAAIVLAGSIINIKE, from the coding sequence ATGTTGACAGTTATAGCTGATAAAATTATTGATGATATAGCTCAGATTACTGAAACAACTGAGATTAACCATATTAAAAATGTTTTTAGATTAAAAGAAAATGATGAAGTTAGGGTTATAGATTTTGAATATGAGTATAAAGGAATAATTAAAGAGATTAATAAGAAAAATATATTAATTAGTATTTCTGATAAAAAAGAGGATATTTATTCTCTCCCACTTAATTTAGATTTAGCTATAGGATTATTAAAAAATGAAAAAATGAAATTATTAATACAGAAATTAACGGAGTTAGGTATTAGAAATATTATTCCATTAAAAACTGAAAGAGTAGTAGTAAAAATTAATGAAAAGAAAGAAAAATGGGATTTAGTAGTTAGAGAAAGCATGAAACAATGTAGGGCTATTAAAAAAACTAATGTAGAAATACTTAATGAAATTAAAAGGATAAAATATGGAAATTATGATAAAATAATATATGCGTATGAAAGTAGTGAGTCATCACTTAATTTAAAAGAAATAGTTAAAAAAGAAGATAATAATATTTTATTAATCATAGGGCCTGAGGGTGGATTTACTCAAGATGAAGTAAAATATTTAAAATCTATAGGAGCAATAGAAATTAGTTTAGGAAAAAGAATATTAAGAGCAGAAACAGCAGCAATAGTTCTTGCTGGAAGTATAATAAATATAAAAGAATAA
- the rsfS gene encoding ribosome silencing factor: MEEIVKVIVDVIEDKKGMDIKVYDLKGKSPFFDYSILCSGSSTRNVDAIVQELKKSMPMVKGIEGQEESNWVLIDGGDVIVSVFTKDAREYYKLDEFYESV; the protein is encoded by the coding sequence ATGGAAGAAATAGTAAAAGTAATAGTAGATGTAATAGAAGATAAAAAGGGAATGGATATAAAAGTATATGATTTAAAAGGTAAATCACCATTTTTTGACTATTCTATACTATGCAGTGGTTCTTCAACTAGAAATGTTGATGCCATAGTACAAGAATTAAAAAAATCTATGCCTATGGTTAAAGGAATAGAGGGTCAAGAGGAATCAAATTGGGTATTAATAGATGGTGGAGATGTAATAGTTAGTGTATTTACTAAAGATGCAAGAGAATACTATAAATTAGATGAATTTTATGAAAGCGTTTAA